Part of the Penaeus vannamei isolate JL-2024 chromosome 17, ASM4276789v1, whole genome shotgun sequence genome is shown below.
ggccttcgtcaccccgatggatcagagtgtccaggaaaggcaacttctgatccacttcctcctccactctgaactggattttctcgtggacggagttcagccgcgtcagcgtaTGTAGACACGACCtgctggggacgatgacgaggacatcatctacgtatcgaagccaagttgagcgcctgccgattatatccctgaAGTGGTTCCTCTCCAGCGTCTCCACGAAGAGACAGGCCAGGacggcgctcagaggggaccccatggcgaggccgctgatttctTGGttctcttcccctgcgaactcgaagaacccGAAGTCCACACATAACTTCACGAAGCTTATGAAGTGATGCTTTGGCAGCGGAAGTTCGCCATCTGCCGgcgaccctctcgactgcccggagtgctccatctgtgggtacattcgtaaaaagggatttaacatcaaaactagccagcttcttatatctatatacaaaactCCGAAGTGTGAAGCTGTCGAATTAATTCTTATTTCGAATTtccttaaatgtatatatttgcatgtggaAAATTTGAGTAGAATTTAAattgaatgaaaaggaataagaatcAGATGTGATTTAGATGAATAGATGTGAAGTGGCAAATGGTCATGATATAATCAAGGTTTTAGCTAAATTGACTGTGTGTGAATGTAGACCCCGGTCAAAGGGTAACCAAAAAAGGTCAACCGAAATGTGTGTCCTTTccttcccgggcccacactttctcctacaCCCATGATTACCCCTATATTGTTGAAAAAGTAATGACTGACGCATGCTTACGGATACACGACTAAAAACAGACGCATACACAGCACAGAAATACACACGCTAGAAACGTACACAATATAGAAATACAcccgaaaacacacacgcacacagacacgcacacacacacacacacacacactacgacgATCAAGAACCAACATTCAACATCGATATAACGCGatataagggaaggggaggagagaggggggaggggaaggggaggagagaagaaagggggagggagagatggaagggggagggagaggaggaaggagaagggagagatggaagggggagggagaggaggaagggggaggaagaggaggaaggaggagggagagagggatgggaaggggaggagagaaggaagggtgaggaagaggaggaagggggagggagagaaggaaggggagggagaggaggaagggggaggagcggagggaagggaatgaagatgaggagggggagggagaggaagaagagggagggagaggaggaagggagagggagaggaggaagagggagggagaggaggaagggagagggagcggaggaagggggaggagcggagggaagggaatgaagatgaggagggggagggagaggaagaagagggagggagaggaagaagagggagggagaggaggaagggggaggagcggagggaagggaatgaagatgaggagggcCAGAGAGTGCCACACTAGGGTGCCTGGACGTAGGAGAAGGACGTGTCATAAAAATAAGGTAGTGTTAAAGCCCGAGCATtaaggggcgtggggggggggggagggggaagagaggggagggggggataatgtCATCatcagaaggggagggggaagggggggaagggggggaaatggaggggagggggagggtaggggcacTCATCGACCATCACAGCTGCTGTTGACGGCTGTGAGGGGACCGACACCCATTACGTCACACTCCTTCTCTGTAtactcctcgctctcgctctctctctctctctctctctctctctctctctcttttactctctctctctctctctctctctctctctctctctctctgtctgtctctctctctctctttcgctctcgctctcgctctctctctctctctctttctctttcgctctcgatctctctttcgctttcgctctccctttcgctctttctctctctctctctctctctctctctctctctctctttctctctctctcgctc
Proteins encoded:
- the LOC138864578 gene encoding uncharacterized protein, which translates into the protein MGVGESMEHSGQSRGSPADGELPLPKHHFISFVKLCVDFGFFEFAGEENQEISGLAMGSPLSAVLACLFVETLERNHFRDIIGRRSTWLRYVDDVLVIVPSRSCLHTLTRLNSVHEKIQFRVEEEVISKYFGKTVKIASASGEKLHVIRAKKQPKKQPQQSSISHTPQQLR